In Gadus chalcogrammus isolate NIFS_2021 chromosome 1, NIFS_Gcha_1.0, whole genome shotgun sequence, one DNA window encodes the following:
- the LOC130392111 gene encoding aquaporin: protein MTLRELRSRQFWRAVLAEVLGTLVLVSTMLGASVPGPGEAPGGPLYPALAIAAVITSLGHCFGEISGAQVNPSVTLSFLAAKKIDLVRALVYVAAQCLGAFLASGALYLALPHKATAEVFVNRLGPDVNAAQAVGVEVLCTFSMVFAIFSVEEQRRRESTEPSHLGIGLAHTAAVFIGARFSGAGMNPARALGPALITGYWENHWVYWIGPVTGGVLAGVSHEFFFAHSASRLKLVACLTCKDIDMVETASMSRSSLSTVTQNANRAKQANKGEGT from the exons ATGACTCTGCGAGAG CTCCGCAGTCGACAGTTTTGGCGTGCGGTGCTGGCAGAGGTGCTGGGCACCCTGGTGCTCGTGAGCACCATGCTCGGGGCCTCTGTGCCGGGTCCGGGagaggcccccgggggcccgctgTACCCAGCCCTGGCAATCGCTGCCGTGATCACCTCGCTGGGTCACTGTTTCGGAGAGATCAGCGGGGCGCAG gtGAACCCTTCAGTGACTCTGTCATTTTTGGCCGCAAAGAAGATAGACCTGGTCAGGGCCCTTGTTTATGTGGCCGCACAGTGCCTGGGGGCCTTTCTGGCCAGCGGGGCCCTCTACCTGGCCCTCCCGCACAAAGCCACTGCGGAGGTGTTCGTCAATCGG TTGGGCCCCGACGTCAACGCGGCACAGGCGGTGGGCGTGGAGGTGCTCTGCACCTTCTCCATGGTCTTCGCCATCTTCTctgtggaggagcagaggcggagagagagcacCGAGCCCAGCCACCTGGGCATCGGACTGGCCCACACGGCCGCAGTGTTTATAGGG GCGAGGTTTTCTGGTGCAGGAATGAATCCGGCTCGTGCTCTGGGTCCAGCTCTCATCACCGGCTACTGGGAGAACCACTGG GTGTACTGGATCGGGCCGGTGACGGGCGGTGTGCTGGCCGGCGTGTCACACGAGTTTTTCTTCGCCCACAGCGCCTCCCGCCTGAAGCTGGTGGCGTGTCTGACCTGTAAGGACATCGACATGGTGGAGACTGCCAGCATGtcccgctcctccctctccaccgtcACGCAGAACGCCAACCGGGCCAAGCAGGCCAACAAGGGCGAGGGCACCTGA
- the baz2a gene encoding bromodomain adjacent to zinc finger domain protein 2A gives MEANNHFNYGTQPAASTNSGLKRSSGDSLYTNGSSMSFPQQGKNMNGEMNVNGVTTVLGSSVPGSHPPTTPYPHMSNHQSSVGYDYLWGGQAQYSSAMGPSPGHGMHQKQPPSGIMQPQSQHHYQGHGQYQLNGGMGSSHQPPVAGSPNMSSPGGQYWNRGNPGPQQMGFNSPSVYGSYQSHVHPGLSSSLHHQQQQQSLQSPAHQPSQQHLHSQHHPQHHHQQQQSQHYSMMPNGMPYYQPHHPALPAPQPQPTTPSQPQSQSPMIPPAPQNFTPPRGSPQHHNIGRGGTSSPLPVSSVSMLSPSSAQDGSSPQGPSRERSPHPANAGRPAVMQGNMSETYQEADEGYKLMDEARGGQRLPRSDGFQPKPPLPHEYNRHAEQSASQCPDILKRDPAVNASPRSMSSHPSGSPAAVSTSPLGKASTPPRLSMVPVVSSVSAPGPTTEPSHAVVSTPPRVATPPSLASLHSVAGSPQLSSPPLMVQGPRPPSGCGSLIDSAGSPHRTLGSPSRVPALPSNLPALPPLLDTAPRLPVVPSAPLVPAPALVSNSEGRKMLFPRMTSSPYTTSHATTTALAPSYSGSAPISALQQMVDGSRSHPVTSRFPDPSKAPPEVSGPLIKNASSPAPPKPRSLVSTPPRLVPAFPSADDKSVPTLQLQTSLSPTTESAHTTAPATTLSPAQVDAERLAPSVQGPASQPLYSLPPSTTEASRTFVSAPPPLVSSTTSAAAASPLAQASAVTKASSNNIPSPQAPKPPPPKTEEEDGDGRDGTGARPPQRDTAAADDRSAADEGSCDDASQSEDESMLHSTSRVDLSSSEMEDTSQMDGDGSHVNESTRMDDSSFMAEEASQFDRTSHSEEEPSGVADSTLDSHASSSSEEEEFEDSRAEESSQADETKASGVSTRDATLDSSLNSTSQLEESNVDSLQMELSNVDSSQINTSVADSTGPLHTSTQESEDEAANACDLPDSAGPIGDKAAVTEATPGPASKIMEEEITALMEAPDPPRVPPLTIKTSPASGRPVKTPGKPRKPRTPKASTPAAAPAEKAPRKPRARTPKVEKIKKPKAAEAKADEGAKVKGAGRKRKKPLKEEAKDASDVSQTAGPPTGELDPISAIIEAVLARASEASSADETLKKPKKAKKQGQEGSAAKVPKLQADATEEEVENDADDSSTAGESNRRRVATEEQVQFPLLHGWRREIRVKKTESRMKGETWYYTPCGRRMKQFPEIIKYLKRHQDSVVSREHFSFSPRMPIGDFYEERETPEGKTWVLLANEEVPSIIMAITGRRGRPPNPDKEKPRRVRAPKGGQVRRPGRPPKPKMVDLLSKVDAKLLKRLEAKEAITEEDKEKIAKIKKKMKRKARMKRKEDNKNKKIRDEKKKAKLEKEQVVSDQAATSEPTNGVAPPADSTKANESQQEPKKTRKKRTKAVAPAPVQQTDEERIAQGKRVLGARSKAKALAKAQAEAEAAAQAALTAKRAAERRAAAQRRLEERKRQQTISDELKKPTEDMCLTDHKPLPELSRIPGVVLSGAAFAHCLTVVEFLHGYGKVIGLNIPKDIPSLATLQEGLLGLGEGQGEVQDLVLKLLEAALHDPGLSSYYQSVKILGDKLADLELTRSTVSEPLRLFLESHGYDLEVCDTLRTKTFHALAPDTKASILGFLVEELNGSNIVISDIDNTLENMATYRKNKWIIEGKLRKLKSALARRTGRSEEDLGLEERRRSTRVAEDEATEDSGLLQDRASRRARKEEPKLSDSESPTNASIPELERQIDKLTKRQQLFRKKLLQSSHSMRAVSLGQDRFRRRYLALPHLGAILVEGPEELLSSEEVLVAEVPVTLLKREPKVEETPTPTSPPAAASPTAPPSVKPPTSSPDETLDDDGLPGTASLMSQPRGRGRPRKIKPEVELHLRTAKIRRRRRSSARSGGEDGPGSPAGAGRDLAHTAFKSSLTQEPYANGTATGDAPGGQRPEDSVKETAERRGQWFNLLPKEPCDASSLTEPQGPASPSTPRVPVCTLPAELAASLLQSESALPGQSPTEAVTTPQGGLTDPLVSSAADPATTPPAPAPPLLSSPALDPTPTATPATPTTPSRPVRRRRRGSRGSSPARRGARNAAAKRRGRPPNTVFQELEQQYFTQMVVKPIPKVMVRGWWVIRDAEELQATLRALNPRGIREKVLHKHLAKHMENLSLMCTKAVADPIFQVKTEEGGSLMEALQKPWQVQERMLEVDVNALQWVEELEQRVITADLHLKVAPQSVLKTESSEVVDPDAPVAEFQAYTAPEPDSTRDDLQYYEHEVDPRDDWTVRTKKEWSDLPRVATHALDLAVLRLANLERNIERRYLKEPLWNTAEVMRLAPVTTTPGEAPPMDVMSLESEITPRLRTWRQALDRCRSAPQLCLCILQLEKAIAWERSVVKLNCQVCRKGDNDEYLLLCDGCDRGCHMYCLRPKVTQVPEGDWFCPTCTAKEDGESPGSQRSAKKRTRLKKRRYEDDSSDEETAPRRLVGMATRHKDTPPSAPSSSSRYCGDAAAATAGISPAKRRRMTTRNQPDLTYCEIILMEMEAHASAWPFLEPVNPRLVPGYRRIVKTPMDFLTMRERLLQGGYCNCEEFAADAQLVFNNCQLFNEDTSEVGVAGHAMRIFFENRWAEFYDNKDK, from the exons ATGGAGGCAAATAACCATTTCAACTATGGAACACAACCCGCAGCATCAACCAACTCAGGATTGAAACGATCCTCAGGGGACTCTCTCTATACTAACGGGTCCTCCATGAGCTTCCCCCAGCAGGGAAAGA ATATGAATGGCGAAATGAATGTGAATGGCGTGACTACTGTACTCGGGTCCAGTGTGCCTGGCTCCCATCCACCAACAACACCGTACCCCCACATGAGCAACCACCAGAGCAGCGTGGGCTACGACTACCTATGGGGTGGCCAGGCTCAATACAGCTCAGCCATGGGTCCATCCCCTGGCCATGGGATGCACCAGAAGCAGCCACCCTCCGGCATAATGCAGCCTCAGTCACAGCACCACTACCAGGGACATGGACAGTACCAGCTCAATGGGGGCATGGGAAGCTCCCACCAGCCCCCAGTGGCAGGCTCACCGAACATGTCCTCACCTGGCGGTCAGTACTGGAATAGGGGTAACCCAGGCCCACAGCAGATGGGCTTCAACTCCCCCAGTGTGTATGGGAGCTACCAGAGCCATGTGCACCCTGGGCTTTCCTCGTCACTGcatcaccagcagcagcagcagtctttACAGTCACCCGCGCATCAGCCATCACAACAACATCTCCACTCTCAGCATCACCCACAGcatcaccaccagcagcagcagtctcaGCATTACAGCATGATGCCCAACGGGATGCCCTATTACCAGCCCCATCACCCTGCCCTACCCGCTCCCCAGCCACAGCCGACCACACCGTCTCAGCCCCAAAGCCAGTCTCCAATGATTCCTCCAGCGCCACAGAACTTCACTCCACCCCGTGGCAGCCCGCAGCACCATAATATAGGCAGAGGGGGGACCAGTAGCCCCCTGCCGGTATCCTCTGTGTCTATGCTGTCACCCTCAAGCGCACAGGATGGTAGTTCACCCCAGGGTCCAAGCAGGGAGAGAAGCCCTCATCCAGCCAATGCAGGAAGGCCTGCTGTCATGCAAG GTAATATGAGTGAAACCTATCAGGAGGCGGATGAAGGGTACAAATTGATGGACGAGGCCAGAGGTGGCCAAAGGTTGCCTAGAAGTGATGGTTTCCAACCCAAACCGCCCTTACCTCACGAGTACAATCGGCATGCTGAGCAGTCTGCATCCCAGTGCCCGGACATTTTAAAGAGGGACCCAGCAGTGAATGCCTCCCCTCGCTCCATGTCGTCTCATCCCTCTGGATCCCCGGCGGCCGTTTCGACGTCTCCTTTGGGAAAAGCGTCAACACCTCCTCGGCTCTCTATGGTTCCTGTGGTCTCTTCCGTGTCAGCCCCGGGACCAACCACCGAGCCATCCCACGCTGTGGTGTCGACTCCGCCTCGAGTCGCAACGCCCCCGAGTTTGGCATCTCTACACTCTGTAGCCGGGTCTCCTCAACTTTCTTCCCCTCCTCTAATGGTGCAGGGCCCAAGGCCTCCCTCTGGTTGTGGTTCCCTGATTGATTCGGCTGGATCTCCCCACAGGACATTGGGATCTCCTTCCCGCGTGCCTGCTCTACCTTCCAATTTACCTGCACTGCCACCATTGCTGGATACTGCCCCCAGGTTGCCAGTAGTTCCCTCAGCTCCGTTAGTCCCTGCTCCGGCCTTGGTGTCTAATTCTGAGGGGAGGAAGATGTTGTTTCCCCGCATGACCTCTTCCCCGTACACCACAAGTcacgcaaccacaacagcactTGCCCCTTCCTACTCGGGTTCGGCGCCCATTTCTGCGCTCCAGCAGATGGTCGATGGGTCAAGGTCCCATCCAGTGACATCGCGCTTCCCAGATCCATCAAAAGCGCCACCGGAAGTGTCAGGACCTTTGATAAAAAATGCCTCATCTCCTGCACCACCTAAACCTCGCTCTTTGGTATCTACACCTCCAAGATTAGTGCCCGCTTTTCCCTCTGCTGACGACAAGTCGGTGCCCACACTCCAGCTTCAGACGTCACTGTCTCCTACGACCGAATCTGCTCATACTACTGCTCCAGCAACCACATTATCTCCAGCACAAGTGGACGCAGAACGGCTGGCACCCTCAGTCCAAGGTCCTGCATCCCAGCCCTTGTATTCCCTACCTCCTTCAACCACTGAAGCCTCCAGAACCTTTGtgtctgctcccccccccttgGTGTCTTCGACTACTTCAGCAGCCGCTGCCTCTCCCTTGGCCCAAGCCAGTGCTGTGACGAAAGCCTCATCCAACAACATCCCTTCTCCACAAGCTCCCAAACCGCCGCCTCCAAAaacggaggaagaggatggtgaCGGTAGGGATGGGACCGGAGCAAGGCCCCCGCAGCGTGACACCGCTGCGGCCGACGACCGCAGCGCGGCCGACGAAGGGTCTTGTGACGACGCCTCTCAATCTGAGGACGAGTCGATGCTCCACAGCACCTCCAGAGTGGACCTCTCCAGCTCAGAGATGGAGGACACGTCTCAGATGGACGGCGACGGCTCACACGTGAACGAGTCCACTCGCATGGACGACAGCTCATTCATGGCGGAAGAAGCGTCTCAGTTCGACCGCACCTCTCACTCGGAGGAGGAGCCCTCTGGGGTGGCCGACTCGACCCTGGATAGCcacgcttcctcctcctcggaggaggaggagtttgaggATAGCCGGGCAGAAGAGAGCTCTCAAGCAGACGAGACCAAGGCCAGCGGTGTGAGCACCAGGGATGCTACGCTGGACTCCTCCCTGAACAGCACCTCTCAGCTCGAGGAATCCAACGTTGACTCGCTGCAGATGGAGCTGTCCAACGTGGACTCGTCGCAGATCAATACCTCTGTCGCAGACTCAACCGGACCACTTCACACATCAACTCAAG AATCTGAAGATGAGGCGGCCAATGCATGTGACCTACCTGACTCTGCTGGACCTATTGGTGATAAAGCCGCTGTTACTGAGGCCACGCCTGGCCCTGCTTCAAAGATAATGGAAGAGGAGATCACGGCCCTGATGGAGGCCCCTGACCCACCTCGGGTCCCGCCCCTCACCATCAAAACATCCCCTGCCTCCGGGAGGCCGGTTAAAACACCAGGGAAACCCCGGAAACCCCGGACTCCCAAGGCCTCCACTCCAG CGGCCGCCCCAGCGGAGAAGGCCCCGCGTAAGCCCCGGGCCAGAACGCCGAAGGTGGAGAAGATCAAGAAACCCAAGGCGGCGGAGGCCAAAGCAGACGAGGGAGCCAAGGTGAAGGGCGCGGGCCGGAAGAGGAAGAAGCCCCTCAAGGAGGAGGCGAAGGACGCGTCGGACGTCTCCCAAACGGCGGGGCCACCCACAGGAGAGTTGGACCCCATTTCGGCCATCATCGAGGCCGTGCTCGCCAGGGCTTCAGAAGCCAGCTCTGCCGACGAGACCCTGAAGAAGCCGAAGAAGGCGAAGAAACAAGGTCAGGAAGGAAGTGCGGCCAAGGTGCCCAAACTCCAGGCCGACGCcacagaggaggaagtggaaaaCGATGCAGATGACAGCTCCACTGCAG GAGAGTCCAATAGACGGAGGGTCGCAACTGAGGAGCAGGTGCAGTTCCCTCTGTTGCACGG atggaggagggagatcCGTGTGAAGAAGACGGAGAGCCGGATGAAAGGGGAAACCTGGTACTACACTCCCTGTGGCCGAAGGATGAAGCAGTTCCCGGAAATCATCAAA TACTTGAAAAGGCACCAGGATAGCGTGGTCTCCAGGGAACACTTCAGCTTCAGCCCCCGCATGCCCATAGGAGACTTCTACGAAGAGAGGGAAACACCCGAG GGCAAGACGTGGGTGCTGCTGGCGAACGAGGAAGTTCCTTCCATCATCATGGCGATCACCGGCCGCCGCGGCCGACCGCCCAACCCGGACAAGGAGAAGCCCCGCAGGGTCCGAGCCCCGAAGGGGGGGCAAGTGCGGCGCCCTGGCAGACCCCCCAAACCCAAGATGGTGGACCTGCTCAGCAAAGTGGACGCCAAGCTGTTGAAGCGCCTGGAGGCCAAAG AAGCAATTACGGAGGAGGATAAAGAGAAAATCGCAAAAATCAAGAAGAAAATGAAGAGAAAG GCGAGAATGAAAAGAAAGGAGGATAACAAGAATAAGAAGATCCGAGACGAGAAGAAGAAAGCAAAG ctggagaaggagcaggtggTGAGTGACCAAGCAGCCACCTCTGAACCAACCAACGGCGTCGCCCCGCCAGCCGACTCGACGAAAGCCAACGAGTCTCAGCAGGAGCCCAAGAAGACCAGAAAGAAGAGGACCAAGGCCGTGGCCCCGGCTCCCGTGCAGCAGACGGACGAGGAGAGGATCGCCCAGGGCAAGAGGGTGCTGGGGGCCCGCAGCAAGGCCAAGGCCCTGGCCAAGGCccaggcggaggcggaggccgCCGCCCAGGCCGCCCTGACGGCCAAGCGGGCCGCAGAGAGGCGGGCGGCGGCCCAGAGAcgactggaggagaggaagaggcagcaGACCATCTCTGACGAGCTGAAGAAGCCCACAGAGGACATGTGCCTCACCGACCACAAG ccTCTCCCTGAGCTCTCTCGCATCCCCGGGGTGGTGCTCTCGGGCGCCGCCTTCGCTCACTGCCTGACGGTGGTGGAGTTCCTGCATGGCTACGGCAAGGTGATAGGCCTCAACATTCCCAAGGACATTCCCAGCCTGGCCACCCTCCAGGAAGGCCTGCTGGGGCTGGGCGAGGGGCAAGGCGAGGTACAGGATCTGGTGCTGAAGCTGCTGGAGGCGGCCTTGCACGACCCCGGCCTGTCCTCCTATTACCAG TCGGTGAAGATCCTCGGGGACAAGCTGGCGGACCTGGAGCTGACCCGCAGCACCGTGTCGGAGCCCCTGCGGCTCTTCCTGGAGTCCCACGGCTACGACCTGGAGGTGTGTGACACGCTGAGGACCAAGACGTTCCACGCCCTGGCGCCCGACACCAAGGCCTCCATCCTGGGcttcctggtggaggagctgaacgGCAGCAACATCGTCATCAG TGACATCGACAACACCCTGGAGAACATGGCCACCTACAGGAAGAACAAGTGGATCATCGAGGGGAAGTTGCGAAA GCTGAAGTCGGCCCTGGCCCGGCGCACGGGCCGCTCGGAGGAAGACCTGGGCCTGGAGGAGAGGCGGCGCAGCACCCGGGTGGCGGAGGACGAGGCCACGGAGGACAGCGGCCTGCTGCAGGACCGGGCCAGCCGCCGCGCACGCAAGGAGGAGCCCAAGCTGAGCGAC AGCGAGAGCCCGACAAACGCCAGCATTCCAGAGCTCGAAAGGCAGATCGATAAGCTCACCAAG CGCCAGCAGCTCTTCCGGAAGAAGCTGTTGCAGTCGTCCCATTCCATGCGGGCCGTCTCTCTGGGACAGGACCGCTTCCGCCGCCGGTACCTGGCGCTGCCGCACCTCGGGGCCATCCTGGTGGAGGGGCCCGAGGAGCTCCTGT CATCCGAGGAGGTCCTCGTGGCCGAGGTGCCCGTCACTCTGCTGAAGAGGGAGCCCAAGGTGGAGGAGACCCCCACGCCTACCtctccccccgccgccgcctcccctACGGCCCCTCCCAGCGTCAAGCCGCCCACCTCCTCGCCGGACGAGACCCTGGACGACGACGGGCTCCCGGGCACGGCGTCCCTCATGAGCCAGCCCCGGGGCCGCGGCCGGCCCCGCAAGATCAAGCCGGAGGTGGAGCTGCACCTGCGCACCGCCAAGATCCGCCGGCGCCGGCGGAGCAGCGCCCGCTCGGGCGGTGAGGACGGGCCCGGCTCGCCGGCCGGCGCCGGCAGGGACCTCGCGCACACGGCCTTCAAGAGCTCGCTCACGCAGGAGCCGTACGCCAACGGCACGGCGACGGGGGACGCGCCCGGCGGCCAGCGGCCCGAGGACAGCGTGAAGGAGACGGCCGAGAGGCGGGGCCAGTGGTTCAACCTGCTGCCCAAAGAGCCGTGCGACGCCAGCTCTCTGACGGAGCCCCAGGGGCCCGCCTCGCCCAGCACGCCCCGGGTCCCCGTCTGCACGCTGCCGGCCGAGCTCGCCGCCTCCCTGCTGCAG TCGGAATCGGCCCTCCCGGGTCAAAGTCCCACCGAGGCGGTGACCACCCCACAGGGCGGCCTCACCGATCCCCTCGTCTCTTCTGCCGCCGATCCCGCTACCACTCCTCccgcccctgctcctccccttctctcctctcccgctcTAGACCCCACGCCCACGGCCACCCCCGCGACCCCCACCACGCCCTCCCGGCCCGTCCGCCGGCGCCGGAGGGGCAGCCGAGGGAGCAGCCCCGCCCGGAGAGGGGCGCGCAACGCGGCCGCCAAGCGCCGCGGACGCCCGCCCAACACGGTGTtccaggagctggagcagcagtACTTCACCCAGATGGTGGTCAAGCCCATCCCCAAGG TGATGGTGCGTGGCTGGTGGGTGATCCGGGACGCAGAGGAGCTGCAGGCCACCCTGCGTGCTCTCAACCCCAGGGGCATCCGGGAGAAGGTGCTCCACAAGCACCTGGCCAAGCACATGGAGAACCTGAGCCTGATGTGCACCAAGGCTGTCGCTG ACCCCATATTCCAGGTGAAGACTGAGGAAGGCGGGTCCCTGATGGAGGCTCTACAGAAGCCGTGGCAGGTGCAGGAGAGGATGCTGGAGGTGGACGTCAACGCCCTCcagtgggtggaggagctggagcagagaGTGATCACCGCAGACCTACATCTCAAG GTGGCTCCTCAGAGCGTCCTGAAAACAGAGTCTTCAGAGGTCGTGGACCCGGACGCACCAGTGGCAGAATTCCAG gCCTACACGGCGCCCGAGCCGGACTCGACGCGGGACGACCTGCAGTACTACGAGCACGAGGTGGACCCGCGCGACGACTGGACGGTGCGCACCAAGAAGGAGTGGTCGGACCTGCCGCGCGTGGCCACGCACGCCCTGGACCTGGCCGTGCTGCGGCTGGCCAACCTGGAGCGCAACATCGAGCGGCGCTACCTCAAGGAGCCGCTGTGGAACACGGCCGAGGTGATGCGGCTGGCCCCCGTCACCACCACGCCCGGGGAGGCCCCGCCCATGGACGTCATGAG cctggAGAGTGAGATCACCCCCCGCCTGCGGACCTGGAGGCAGGCTCTGGACCGCTGCCGCAGCGCCCCCCAACTGTGCCTCTGCATACTGCAGCTGGAGAAGGCCATCGCCTGGGAGAGATCGGTGGTCAAACTG AACTGCCAGGTGTGCAGGAAGGGGGACAACGATGAGTACCTGCTTCTGTGCGACGGCTGTGACCGCGGCTGCCACATGTACTGCCTCCGGCCCAAGGTCACGCAGGTGCCCGAAGGAGACTGGTTCTGTCCCACCTGCACTGCCAAG GAGGACGGTGAGTCACCGGGGAGCCAGCGCTCGGCCAAGAAGCGCACCCGGCTGAAGAAGAGGCGGTACGAGGACGACAGCTCGGACGAGGAGACGGCGCCGCGCCGCCTCGTCGGCATGGCGACCAGGCACAAGGACACGCCGCCGTctgcgccctcctcctcctcccgttacTGCggcgacgccgccgccgccacagctGGGATCTCGCCAGCCAAGCGTCGCCGAATGACCACCCGTAATCAGCCGGACCTGACCTACTGCGA GATCATCCTGATGGAGATGGAGGCCCACGCCAGCGCCTGGCCCTTCCTGGAGCCCGTCAACCCCCGCCTGGTGCCCGGCTACCGCCGCATCGTCAAGACCCCCATGGACTTCCTCACCATGCGGGAGAGGCTGCTGCAGGGAGG GTACTGTAACTGCGAGGAGTTTGCGGCGGACGCCCAGCTGGTGTTCAACAACTGCCAGCTGTTCAACGAGGACACGTCggaggtgggcgtggccgggcaCGCCATGCGCATCTTCTTCGAGAACCGCTGGGCCGAGTTCTACGACAACAAGGACAAATGA